A section of the Acanthochromis polyacanthus isolate Apoly-LR-REF ecotype Palm Island chromosome 13, KAUST_Apoly_ChrSc, whole genome shotgun sequence genome encodes:
- the LOC127536707 gene encoding zinc finger protein 391-like has protein sequence MYYSMNEKYQSDKVTMCSVEYLRELISDRLAVAAGEIFTAFEKTIVQYQEEIDRQRRLVDVIWKPHIPLLPTELPQSYVCENEKTVVDHQPHDQERKSMVDHEDLEPLRIKDQQEELCTSWDQSNPDISQIKMEQEELCTSLDHSNPEISQIKMEQEELCTSLDQSNPGLPQIKVEQDELCSSQEEELIGLKQETDTFEVTPADEESDHSEPKPNRDQLLFHISCVAKSPDQEGSKDVDSGSTTCIEQKPRHQSDSSHSNDVDNAPLSERQCDNDKATKSLPCDVCGKAFRYKSDLFIHRRTHTGEKPYSCETCGKSFSRRDHLTYHMRCHTGEKPYSCDTCGKSFIQRTHLTYHMSCHTGEKPFSCGTCGKSFSQRTHLTYHMRCHTGEKPYSCDTCGKSFIQRTHLTDHMRCHTGEKPFLCGTCGKSFSQRGSLTVHLRCHTGEKPYSCETCGKSFSHRTYLTAHMRRHTVEKPYSCETCGKSFSHQTYLTAHMRRHTVEKPYSCETCGKSFNRHHRLKAHMRIHTAEKS, from the exons ATGTATTAtagtatgaatgagaaatatcagagcgataaagtaacgatgtgttcagttgagtatctaagagagttgatcagcgacagactagctgttgctgctggagaaatattcacagcgtttgaaaaaaccatcgtccagtaccaggaggaaatcgatcgtcagcgcagactggtggatgtcatctggaaaccacacatccccttactacccacag agctcccacagtcttatgtctgtgagaatgagaagactgtcgttgaccatcagccccatgaccaggagagaaaGTCCATGGTGGATCATGAGGACCTAGAGCCTCTACGGATTAAagatcagcaggaggaactctgcaccagttgggaccaatcaaacccagatatttctcaaattaaaatggaacaggaagaattgtgcaccagtctggaccactcaaacccagagatttctcaaattaaaatggaacaggaagaactgtgcaccagtctggaccaatcaaacccagggttaccacaaattaaagtggaacaggatgaactctgctccagtcaagaggaagagttaattggattgaaacaggagactgatacctttgaggtgactcctgctgatgaggaaagtgaccacagtgaaccaaaaccaaaccgtgatcagctcctgtttcacatctcttgtgtagctaagagcccagatcaggaaggaagcAAGGATGTAGACTCAGGATCAACTACATGTATCGAGCagaaaccaagacatcagagtgacagcagtcacagtaatgatgtagacaatgctccaTTGTCAGAgagacagtgtgataatgacaaggcaaCAAAATCTCTACCATGTgatgtctgtggaaaagcttttaggtATAAATCAGATTTATTCATACATCGcagaacccacacaggtgagaagccgtattcttgtgaaacctgtggaaaaagctttagtcgacgGGACCATTTGACttaccacatgagatgtcacacaggtgagaagccatattcttgtgacacctgtggaaaaagcttcattCAACGGACCCATTTGACTTACCACATGAgttgtcacacaggtgagaagccgttttcttgtggaacctgtggaaaaagcttcagtcaacggacCCATTTGACttaccacatgagatgtcacacaggtgagaagccatattcttgtgacacctgtggaaaaagcttcattCAACGGACCCatttgactgaccacatgagatgtcacacaggtgagaagccgtttCTATGTGGCacatgtggaaaaagcttcagtcaacggggCTCTTTGACTGTCCACTTAAGATGTCACAcgggtgagaagccatattcttgtgaaacctgtggaaaaagcttcagtcatcGGACctatttgactgcccacatgagacgtcacacagttgagaagccatattcttgtgaaacctgtggaaaaagcttcagtcatcAGACctatttgactgcccacatgagacgtcacacagttgagaagccatattcttgtgaaacctgtggaaaaagcttcaaccGTCATCATCGATTAAAagcccacatgagaatccacacagctgagaagtcgtga
- the zgc:154093 gene encoding cdc42 effector protein 3, with translation MPAKTPMYLKTTTPKKGKRLKLRDVLSGDMISPPLGDVRHSAHVGPEGEGDMFGDVGFLQGKMDMLPSLSRAQNGHSRSYSVERHMDDDFGSKHDPNSYAYNGFHYQHSASGLLKTTVSMPVFIAHEQAPPKPPRLHLDDPSNQNHHQNHQQPADGRHKQTNGVTQQHPTLSLCENGVVGRLASEPCRDISLSPAIRKLVPSSGSFSEVSSEDSMSETCGPLDVRRGLSLDSDAGLSNEDLRSERSESPCAAFVPAALTASSTVARSDSMMGLDLDLGPSILEDVLSIMDRYKTEDNRCEL, from the coding sequence ATGCCGGCAAAGACGCCTATGTACCTGAAAACTACGACTCCCAAGAAAGGGAAGAGGCTGAAGCTGCGTGACGTCCTGTCGGGCGACATGATCAGCCCGCCGCTGGGCGATGTCCGCCACAGCGCCCATGTCGGACCCGAGGGCGAAGGCGACATGTTCGGAGATGTGGGCTTCCTGCAGGGTAAGATGGACATGCTGCCGTCGCTGAGCCGGGCCCAGAATGGACACTCGCGCTCGTACAGCGTCGAGCGACACATGGACGACGACTTCGGATCCAAACATGACCCCAACAGCTACGCCTACAACGGCTTCCACTACCAGCACTCGGCCAGCGGGCTCCTGAAGACCACCGTGTCCATGCCGGTCTTCATCGCCCACGAACAGGCTCCACCCAAACCCCCACGACTCCACCTGGACGACCCCTCgaaccagaaccaccaccagaaccaccagcaGCCCGCAGACGGCAGGCACAAACAGACCAACGGTGTCACCCAGCAGCACCcaactctgtctctctgtgagAACGGCGTTGTGGGTCGCCTGGCGTCAGAACCCTGCCGGGACATCTCCCTCTCGCCGGCCATCCGGAAGCTGGTTCCGTCCTCCGGTTCCTTCTCCGAGGTCTCCTCTGAGGACTCCATGTCGGAGACCTGCGGGCCCCTGGACGTCCGTCGGGGCCTCAGCCTCGACTCAGACGCCGGTCTGAGCAACGAGGACCTGAGGAGCGAACGCAGCGAGTCTCCGTGTGCCGCCTTTGTCCCCGCTGCTCTCACCGCCTCCTCCACCGTGGCGCGGTCCGACTCCATGATGGGGTTGGACCTGGATCTGGGCCCGTCCATCCTGGAGGACGTCCTGAGCATCATGGACAGATACAAGACCGAGGACAACCGCTGTGAGCTGTGA